The following are from one region of the Acidobacteriota bacterium genome:
- a CDS encoding VOC family protein: SVCCAEKGTMALELAEVQSFVSDLNAAREFYGDLLGLPLKQSSDQWLIFEVSGIDLILMGGAARHPERGEYGQEAATVLVLKSDDIEADYARLSARGVRFFSEVKTVPQGKYVGLQDPDGNLLELIQT; encoded by the coding sequence ATTCTGTCTGCTGCGCGGAGAAAGGAACCATGGCCCTCGAGCTCGCAGAAGTCCAGTCGTTCGTCTCAGACCTCAACGCCGCCCGAGAGTTTTATGGTGACCTCCTGGGATTGCCCCTCAAACAATCGTCGGACCAGTGGCTGATTTTCGAGGTTTCGGGAATCGACCTGATTCTGATGGGCGGTGCAGCCCGGCACCCGGAACGCGGCGAGTACGGTCAGGAAGCGGCAACCGTGTTGGTGCTCAAAAGTGACGATATCGAGGCTGACTATGCCCGCCTATCGGCTCGCGGAGTGCGCTTCTTCTCGGAGGTCAAGACCGTACCGCAGGGCAAGTACGTCGGTCTCCAGGATCCCGACGGTAATCTGCTGGAGCTGATCCAGACCTGA